CAACGTCATGGCCACCGGCGCGGCGCAAATCTGGCCCGGCTCGCCCGTGGCCGGGCCGTTGGTCGAGAACCGGCAAGTCGTGGGCGTGCGCCTGGCCGACCAGGGTGTGGACAAGGCCGGCAAGCCCGAGGCCGCCTACATGCCCGGCATGGACGTGCGCGCGAAGCTCACCGTCATCGGCGACGGCCCCGTCGGCCCGGTCGGCCGGGCCATCGACAACCTGCGGGGACTTCCCGCCGGCCACCACCAGCGCGACTATGCCGTCGGCATGAAGCTCGTCATCGACCTGCCCGGCCAGTGCCCCTGGAAGGAAGGCACGGTCATCCACACCATCGGCTTCCCCGAGCCGGAAATCTTCGGCTTCCTCTACGTGCTGCCCGACCGCACGGCTTCGCTCGGCATCTTCGTGCCCTCCTGGTTCGACAACCCCGTGCGCACCGCCTACCGCTACCTCCAGCACTGGATGCAGCACCCCTACATCTGGAAGAACATCAAGGGCGGCAGCCTGCGTTCCTTCGGCGCCAAAACCCTCCAGGAAGCCGGCCGCAACGGCGAGCCCCACCTCGTCGGCGACGGCTACGCCCGCATCGGCGAAGGCTCCGGCACCACCAACGTGCTCACCGGCTCGGGCGTGGACGAGGCCTGGACCTCGGGCGTGCTGTTGGGCGAAGCCGTGGTGAAGCTCCTGGAGCAGGGCCTGCCCTTTACCGCCGAAAACCTCGAAAAGACCTACGTCGCCAACCGCCGGGCCTCCTGGCTCGACGTCGAGGCCAAGATCGCCGCTCGCTCCCGCGAGGGTTTCGCCGCCGGCTTCCTGCCGGGGCTGATCGGCATGGGGCTGTGCGGCCTGACCAAGGGCGCCCTGTGCTGGCCGGCCGACTCGAAACCCACCTGGAAGCGCATCCCGCGCATCGAGGACTACTACTGCGGCCGCATCCCGGCCGCGGAGATCGAGCGCATCCGCCGCGAGGCCACGGCCAAGGGCCTGGCCCTGCACGACGCCCTCATGGACAGGGCCGGTTGGCCGGCCATCGCCTACGACGGCGAGCTGCTCGTCTCCCACCAGGACGCGCTGCTTCTGGGCGGCAAGGTGCAGGCCGCGCCGGGCTTCGCCGACCACGTCGTCTTCGACGACCCGGAGGTCTGCCGGGCCTGCCGCGAAAAAACCTGCATCGAGGCCTGCTCCGGCCAGGCCATCACCACCAACCCCGACGACGGCGTGCCGCTTTTCGACCGGGAAAAATGCGTCCACTGCGGGGCCTGCCTGTGGAACTGCTCCAAGCCGTCCCTGGCCGATCCCGAACGCACCAACATCCTTTTCAAAGCCGCCGCCGGCGGCCTGCACTCGGCCGAGAACTGAAGAGCCAGGAGGGGCGTTGCCCCTCCTGGACCTCCCCATCGGGGGGGATAATCCCCCCCGAACCCCCTTGAAGGGGGCGAGGGATTGGGGCGAAGCGACGTAAGGCGGCCCTGTTTTTTCCCTTGGCGGGGGTGAAGCCGGGAATGCAACTTTCCCGGTTTCACCCCCGAAACGGGATAGCGGCTACAACGAACCCCCTTGGGAGTTTTTTGGGAGGGTCGGGGGTCCGGGGGAAGGGAACCTTTTTGTGCAAAAAAAGGTTCCCTTCCCCCGGTTCCTCTTCCCTTCAAAAGGAGTGCCTATGTTTCATATCGTCGTATGCGGCGGGATTGTGCCCGATCCGCTGCAGACGCTGGAGCCGGTCAAGGGTCCGACCGGCTGGGGCCTGAAAAACGAGCTGATGCTGCCGTCCATCCTCGATCCCTGGGCGTCGCACGCCCTGTACGAGGCGGCCCATCTGGCCAAGTCCGTTGCCGGCAGCAAGGTCTGGCTGGTGTCGCTCGGCCCCAAGGCCAAGCTGCAGCAGGTCATGATGACCGTGGC
The DNA window shown above is from Solidesulfovibrio sp. and carries:
- a CDS encoding 4Fe-4S ferredoxin — protein: MEQRQVMETDIVCVGFGPAMGGFLTTLARGIVNDDGSPVMESPIAPGMPPQVICYERADDLGVGVSGVVSKARGIRASLPDLKPSDVPMCAPVTDEKVVYLLDPVGASRRPLLMRLKDKAIKALGERLPGYKDMAVELPYIPPFLQKHGGLTFSLGQFNQWVAGNVMATGAAQIWPGSPVAGPLVENRQVVGVRLADQGVDKAGKPEAAYMPGMDVRAKLTVIGDGPVGPVGRAIDNLRGLPAGHHQRDYAVGMKLVIDLPGQCPWKEGTVIHTIGFPEPEIFGFLYVLPDRTASLGIFVPSWFDNPVRTAYRYLQHWMQHPYIWKNIKGGSLRSFGAKTLQEAGRNGEPHLVGDGYARIGEGSGTTNVLTGSGVDEAWTSGVLLGEAVVKLLEQGLPFTAENLEKTYVANRRASWLDVEAKIAARSREGFAAGFLPGLIGMGLCGLTKGALCWPADSKPTWKRIPRIEDYYCGRIPAAEIERIRREATAKGLALHDALMDRAGWPAIAYDGELLVSHQDALLLGGKVQAAPGFADHVVFDDPEVCRACREKTCIEACSGQAITTNPDDGVPLFDREKCVHCGACLWNCSKPSLADPERTNILFKAAAGGLHSAEN